AGGGCCCTGTGGACTCCTCTACCAATTCTTAAGGCAATTAAGGCAAGAAGAATTAGTTGGagtctgatttttattaaagGTGACAAACAGCCTTATCATAGAGAAAGTGTAGTTTTAAGAGAAGCTCAACAAGCATTTCTTCTTATATGTAAGTTACCTTTACATTTATTATCTGTACAAAAACAGGAGATAGATTCTAAGACGTAAATCATTGTTgaacttttaaacaaattctgatTCAAGCTATTTTCTCAATCTCCCCTTAGAGATGCAAGGAGAAGCAATGTTATGTTATACACTTAAAAGTTCAGGTTAAGATGCTTAATTTTACATGCAGTATTTAATTGAATTTACACTCTACCTAAACATTTACACTCTACCTAAACATTTTACAGAATGGAAAATGTGTGCTGATGGATTTTGCCTTCAGAACATCAAGTACCTCTAGtattaatgttattaaaatataaaatttaatttgaagGTGAGGGAAAAATACAATACATAAAACAAGAGCTGGTATGACATTAAGAGGCCATACATTTCATTCTTCAGTGACTATGCAGAATTATTTAACTGTGTGGCTAGCTTGCTGTAAACATCATGGTTCTACAGTCATTTTATACAATCTTTTATACATCTATTTTAGTGCTTAAGATTAGAAAGTTTTTTCCCAAACATCTAACTAAGCATTCTTTATTACAATTTAAGCCATTAAATTCTTCACGCATTTGGAAAAATTTCTCTTCTGCCCCATCTGAACACTATTCATAGCCTCCATAAGCTATCATATAGCCCCTCccaaaaatatattaataactGAAGTGTAATAATACCATCCTTTTCTCCCATTTAAAGTCTGATTTATAAAGTTTTAAACTCTGGATGCATAAAATCATCACCATCTGGCTACCATATAACCTGAATAACTGTCTGGAAAGTAACAATATTTTACACATTGGGTCAGTTTAAATAAAATCTCCATACCTGAGGATGTCACCATACAAGTTTGGCATAACAAGCACATCAAATTGTGATGGATCTTGAACCATCTAGAAAGAAGTGTATTTCCATTAAGGttaagaatttaaatgaaaaaatatccaCAATTAAAACACATAAATACTCACATTCAGACACACAGTATCCAGGtacatttcattaaatttaatatCTTTACAGTtttctgctgcctccctgcattTTCTCAAGAAAAGCCCATCAGACATTCTCCTGCAATTAAATAAACAAGAGAATATTGCAGTTATTTTAAGTAAACAATACTGAAGATAAAGAAAACTGCATGCAACAGagtattaaacaaaaatattagaGTGCAGAAACTTAATTTGTGACTAATTATCCCTTAtgttaaatataaataatatttaaaatatatattatcaGAGAAGTTATGCCTTTTAAAATTCCTCTTAGAATTTTTGTATCAGTAGTTTAACAGGCATACTTTAATTCTCAGAATGACTCGTATTCATTTAGTAAAGGCTTACTGAGTTTGTAAAGGTGGTGTCACATAGTATCACACATGTTATGACTCAGTTCAGCACAAAGTGGCTTGGAAACTGTTAAAGACACTAGCCATTTTCATCCTcagtttttaaattcatttttctaatttaagactatttttaaaataagagctTTGCAAGGAAAGTCATAGGATTACTACAAACTTACTAATAAAAACATTAGTACATAATTATTACAGCCCTATCAGTACTGGGTAAGTATTGCCTATTTTACTTAGGAGGCATTTACTttacttatttcccattttacTTACTCCCAGTAGCATCAACAGTCGTTATACATTtgaggaaaattttaaaagttatttataatTAAATGCATATTACTATTTCTTGTTCTTCTCAAAAAAGAAGTGTCAACATACATAATATTTGCCTTGTGCACAGCAGTAACATGGCTTCTCTGATTATTTCTGGCATACTCAAAAGCAAATTCTGCAATACGCTTGCTAGCTTCTTCTGTAATGAGCTTGATGCTTTGCACAACACCTTCAACAATCTGAAAGACAATAGTTGCATTGATAGTAAAAACGTAAGCTCATTTTTCAAGTCAGTAGTATGAATGTTTGGAACAAAATAGTAGAATTCTGAGTGAGGCAGTCTCAACAATGCATTTcacaataaaataacttttttatagGTAGCAAACTTAAAAAATGCCACCCAACCTCTTAGTACTAGGCCATTGAGATGGGCAAAATTATCATTcatgaaatgcagaaaacccGCCAGAAACACAACACTTCCAGGAACATACCACATGCTCAATTCCACTGTATTCGCCTTCTGTGTTCTCTCGAATTGTGACAATATTCACATCTGTATATGGGGTTTTATACCCTTCAATTGAGACACATGGACGTACATTTGCATAAAGGTCAAAGGTTTTACGAAGAAGCAGATTCATTGATGGATGCCCTGCAGCAATTGGGGTCTTTAAAGgccctgaagagaaaaaaaaaaaaaagaatgaatgagAAGATAAACCCCTCCATGAATTTTAGAGTTGAAATTCTAGGTTAAGTGGGACTCTTTCAGAGGATCTCCAAATTCCTATTTAACCCTTTTGCTGAAATGCCACACGAATTCTCTGTGCTGTACAGTACTACACAGTGATATTAATCAGCTGTTTAAAGGCCAAATTGCAACCCTTACACGGAATAGTTTTTACAAAAGGTCTTCACtgaaaacaacataaaaagaTACTATTCATTAGGAATATAGTTGTATCAGTCACATTAGAAATGCATTCTGCATAGAGTCCAAAGGTTGGTATGTAGTAATACCTGCCTTTAATGTACTTCCTAGAAGATCTATGAGAGTTATGGCTTTGAAATTAAGGACTGTTTTAAGATTACAGAAGACTACCTGATAGGCTGTCCCCTATAATTAGCCATTTTATTGTGCTACAGATGAAGGACTTCGACTTTAAATCAGACTCACGATAAAAACAACAGTATTTAGTATCTTTGTATTAACCCCTAAAGTACCTTTTAATCCCATTTTGTTTTTATCCATAGATTCTTTGGCATCTGGAGGTATCATCCACTTCCCTCCTGGTCCTTGGATAGCTGTAACATTCCTCTCTTCCCACTGAATAGGAGCCTAAACACATTTACTCTATGTTAACTTACATATCATGACTTTTGCTTAAAGTTTTAACTTCCCTTTCACAAAAAGGTGCATGAGGAATTTTGTGCAGGCCTTCCTAAACTATTTCTCTCTGGTGAGCGAGAGTAAGCATGAGATGTTTGAACTCaaaaaggaacaattaaaaaaaaatgtaattaagtgaAAATGAAATAGTATGAGCAACGTATCATCATAAACTTGAATACTCAATGCCTCCCTAGGTGTCATATACACGGAAATCATTAGAATTGCAAGATACATGCTATTTCTTTCAAGCTCCTAAAGCGGTTGAGTTCCTTGTATACAAGAGACAAGACATTTGAAAACTGAATTCATTGAGAACTCATCATCCATACTGCCTGGAAGACAGTATATAACAgagagatacatatatatgttatCTAACTGAAAATCTGCAAATGTTCCACAATGCTTTCTGAATTTGCATTCACCACAGGAATCTTCTAAGTGGAGACAGGCTGCCACCCATTCATTTCATTAGGAAGGACCATAAAGGAAGAGGTACAAGGGCTTTCATAAGCAAACAGAACCAATCTAAGCATAATGTACTAGATAAtcccctttaaaacaaacaaatctgaTTAAGTATTGCGAACATGCACTCACACACAAACTTAGGTGTTACTCCTCCACACATCCTGCTTGACTCCCCAGAAACAACCAAAACTATTGTAAGGTTTTCATACATAACTAAAGAGAACTTCACTTTTTCCAAATCTAAGTCAGTCGTAATAGAAAGGGAATATGCCTTGGTACTGTTACTAATGTGGAACGATTTAACAGGCATCTTTCATCTTTCTTGAAGAGCTGTATTTCCTTTCAAGGAAACTCAACAAATTCTGGTGAAGTTCCTCAAATAGGTAGTAAAACAGTTCTTGGATATACTTAGTGAACGAATGTGTTTGGCAGTGCAGCAGTTTGGTTTCTAAGAATAAGCCAGTCCTTTCACAGACACTTTCATCTGCGCTGGAAGTCACAATGAATGAAAGAACATCTTCTATGAGTTGCTCAGGATTGCTACATCAACAAGATAATTTCATATGATATATTGAGTTGATATTTCCCAAAATTAAACACCGCGTTTGCTCTCAACTCTCTACTCTTCTGCCAGCTAACAGTTTCAAGCCCTGCCTTGATATCACAATCCTATCTTTTATTAGCTGAATCTTCAGACTCCTATTGTCAAGAAGTTTTAATAGCTTAAACATGACTTGATCTTTTGGAagttagagaaaacattttaaatacgGCTACTTGTTGTTGTAGTTGTAGTTAAACTTACAACGCTTACAGCAAGATAAATACGACTTACTTTGGCAGCATCAAAGATCTTCATGACAGCAGCAGAAATCTCGGGTCCTATGCCATCTCCTGGGATTAAAGTTACTGTTTGTACCTAGGTAAAGAAGTATCAGTAGTACAACAAATGAATGCTTGTCTTCTACATAGATAACATTTTCATGTGTTGTAGGAACCAAGTAActactagaaaagaaaataaagtttcagtTACCAAATATTCACTGTGAAGAATAGCAGTACTGGACAGAGTGAGAATGACCAGCTTGCTTTCAAAGGGAGCGTGCAAAAGTTTTGAGAGAATTGTTTAAAAATCTGCCTACTATCTATTCctatttcaaaacacagagatTTAACCTGAAAGGCAGGTTCCTGCTCAGCACTCCTTGAAATGAATGATCTCAGCAAGCTTGCTTCTTGAAATTTGGAGAGGACATAATATTACCTAGTTATGGCTCTGCTACCCATGTGTCTCCAATATTATCAACACGATGCATAATACTGACACATGCTAGAAAAGCATAAATTTATGAAAAGCTACATTCACCTTAAATAAAAGTCATGCATATCTAAACTTCTCAAGTGACTTTGTAAAAATCTCAGACCCATTTTTAACAATACCAAGTTATTTTCCTCCCACAATGTTCTCAGTCTTGTTTCTTTTATCATAGTCAAACAGATGAAATAAATTGCACAGCCGATGCTCACTGAATAACAGGAAGAAAGTACTCtgctttgataaaaaaaaaaaaaaatatgatcacTATTCTAACTGTATGTGCCCcagctctttttgttttatttaaagatttcCAACAGTTTTGTAAGGGCTCGTTATTACCTACAAAAAGGCAGCTCAGATACAGCAGTATTTGCAAAACCCCCAATTAGAATCAACTCACAAGATATGTTTCATCCTTCTCCGCACAAAATATTCAGGATTTCAATATACATTGACTGATTCTTTAACTAATTTGAGCCAAAGAAATTCACTGTGCACGACAAAAGAAGCAGAGCTTCAGATAAAAGAACACTGCTGTTGAGCAAGCGCATAACTGATGGAATGCCTCAAGATTAGTTTGTGCTGTCTTGCGTTGTTGCATCACAGCATAGCAGGACTCCACCTGAGCAGAGCTGCAACAGTAATGTGGTATAAACAGAACCGGAGGTGCCTCACCTTCTAAATCTTTGTATAACGTATGAAATGTGAGCAACCCTTCAGTTTCTTTTCTAGCTCTTCTACCTGCTGGTCTGCAAAACTTGTAATTAAAAGCCACAGTTCCTCTTTAAAATTAAGACCTGCTTAAGGGTGCATGCAGTCGTGCTGAGCCCTGCTTCTGCCCGAGCAGTTTTCAAGGCtgccttcactgaaaaaaaaggcCCGTGGGCACTTCAAACACATACACATAAAGAAGGTAAAACATCTACAAGGAAATACACAATCAGTGTCTAAAATACTTTAAAGAGGGCCTTGAAAAGGCAGAAGTTTAGATGCAAGGTATTCTAAAAGCAGCAGTAAAGTAAATCTAGCGCTTGGAGGAAAgtctgcaaaataaagaaaatgagaagcttCTCAACAAACTTTCTACTGTGCCCAATATTTGCCCATTTCCAGATGAGTTTCAGAAGACTGGCTTATTTTGTGAAAAGTTTTCATGCCACCTCTATCTTTTGCTAGAGCCTTTTGTGTTATCACACTTTAATACGCAATTGCCAAAGACAGCAATTAACCAATAGAAATCCAGCATGGCATTAAGAGCGTATATGTTCACTTATTTAGGCCTTATTTTTTGAGActgtaataataacaacagcaatcTTATTAAAGTCAATTTCTGAACCCCTTTCTTGAGaaacttcttaaaagaaaaagaaggtactATTATACTCACAGCACTACCAAAACTTCTGGTCACCTGTTTTTGGTTTTTGAAAGCACCTAGCAATCGAGAAACCTGCAGgaatataaaacaaaaagaagctaTTTTACTACACAAgtgggattttaaaaaattaacaatattgcagcaaatctgtattttaaaatcatattgcTTTAAATTTCCTATCTCAAACTCGTAtaaaaatccaaatgaaacaaGAGAGTAACACTTTGCCAAGTTGCTCTCTAACATTCTGTGCACTGACACTTCATGTGCGTATTCTTAGCACAAGGTAAACCCAGGACAGCCCCGCTTTGCAGTGCGCTGTACTCTCCTGTCTTGCCTGGGGGTGAGGGAAGGTTACCGCACAATAACCTGAGCCCTCACATACTACACATTTGAAATAAGGTTGCAGTAACTCTAATTAAATAGATGGTACGCTAAGGATTAAGATCTGtggaaagcaaagtgaaaaatcGAACACTGTCATTTACAGTTGGGTGGCGAGTATCTTTACACATTTTAGGAAATGTTTCCAAAACTACTTTGCATTAGTGTCACTTCCATCCAAACTGTGGTGAATTTTGTTCTTCCACCTTTTACATCTGTAGGTTTTGTACTGTTGCCTTCTGTGTGCctgacagtttttaaaaagcataatcaAAATGCACATTAGAGACAAAATTCACCATAGCAACAAGTCTACACAGCATAGTCAAAGAATTACGCTTTCTAACATCTGAATATGACAAACTGGCATTAAGCTGCAAAACTGGGATGATTACCTCAGCTTTACCTCTTGCCTAGCTGAGCACCATGGACAAAATCCCCAATTGTATCAGTATTGATACTTAACTGCAGAAAAATCACAGTCTCCCAATCTTACCCTCCTCTCTAGGATTTTTCATGCCTCTGCGACTTAAGAGTCAGAAGACTTGTAAGTGTAAACAGACTCACACTGCTTCAATTCTACCATACTCACGTATCTAGTCTGTCTGCAGCAATCAGGCTAGATAGGAATGTACCTGACAATTTGTATTCCTCTCTTGTCCAACTTGTATTTGTTCTCTCTGATCTTTACTGGCACGTATGCTTAAATAGAGCTGTATGGCAAAAGTGACAAACTACGTTGGCGCTAATAGAAACAACCAGAAACAATACAATTCCCGTGTATGTTCTAATGAATGCTGTGGGAGGAGTAATTTAAGCTAGAATTTATCTTTACTTGTAACCCAACGTGAGATGTACAAGGTCATTGCAGCAGGCAAGCAACGTTTACCATAGCAA
This window of the Accipiter gentilis chromosome 10, bAccGen1.1, whole genome shotgun sequence genome carries:
- the IDH3A gene encoding isocitrate dehydrogenase [NAD] subunit alpha, mitochondrial isoform X2 → MAAAAWMPTVSRLLGAFKNQKQVQTVTLIPGDGIGPEISAAVMKIFDAAKAPIQWEERNVTAIQGPGGKWMIPPDAKESMDKNKMGLKGPLKTPIAAGHPSMNLLLRKTFDLYANVRPCVSIEGYKTPYTDVNIVTIRENTEGEYSGIEHVIVEGVVQSIKLITEEASKRIAEFAFEYARNNQRSHVTAVHKANIMRMSDGLFLRKCREAAENCKDIKFNEMYLDTVCLNMVQDPSQFDVLVMPNLYGDILSDLCAGLIGGLGVTPSGNIGANGVAIFESVHGTAPDIAGKDLANPTALLLSAVMMLRHMGLHKHATKIETACFDTIKDGKVLTKDLGGSAKCSEFTEEICRRVQDTD
- the IDH3A gene encoding isocitrate dehydrogenase [NAD] subunit alpha, mitochondrial isoform X1, with protein sequence MAAAAWMPTVSRLLGAFKNQKQVTRSFGSAVQTVTLIPGDGIGPEISAAVMKIFDAAKAPIQWEERNVTAIQGPGGKWMIPPDAKESMDKNKMGLKGPLKTPIAAGHPSMNLLLRKTFDLYANVRPCVSIEGYKTPYTDVNIVTIRENTEGEYSGIEHVIVEGVVQSIKLITEEASKRIAEFAFEYARNNQRSHVTAVHKANIMRMSDGLFLRKCREAAENCKDIKFNEMYLDTVCLNMVQDPSQFDVLVMPNLYGDILSDLCAGLIGGLGVTPSGNIGANGVAIFESVHGTAPDIAGKDLANPTALLLSAVMMLRHMGLHKHATKIETACFDTIKDGKVLTKDLGGSAKCSEFTEEICRRVQDTD